Genomic window (Streptococcus porcinus):
GAAGCGATGGACTTTGACTATTTCTATAATCGTGAAGCAGAGCGATTTAATTTTCTGAAAGTGCCTGAAATATTGGTAGACGGAGAAGAATTTAAGGGACTGTCTGCTGAAGCAATTATCCTTTATTCCATGCTTTTGAAACGAACAGGAATGTCATTTAAGAATAACTGGATAGACAAGGAAGGTAGAGTATTTATCTATTTTACAGTTGAGGAAATTATGAAAAGAAGAAATATCTCAAAGCCTACTGCTATAAAAACATTGGACGAGTTAGACAGCAAAAAAGGAATAGGACTGATTGAAAGAGTAAGGCTTGGACTTGGTAAGCCGAATGTCATTTATGTCAAAGACTTTATGAGCATAATAGTGGTAAAAGAAAATGACTTTCAGAAGTCAAAAAACTTAACTTCAGAAGTAAAAGATTTTAACCTCAGAAGTAAAGAAAATGAACTTCAGGAAGTTCAAAATGTTGACTCTAACTATATAGAGAATAATAAGAGTAAGTATAGTAAGAGAGAATATAGTTTTGGTGAAAACGGACTTGGAACATTTCAAAATGTCTTTTTAAAGGATGAGGATATAGGTGAATTACAAATAAAAATGGCAGGACAGCTCGGTAACTACATTGAGAGATTATCAACATATCTTCAAAGCACCGGAAAGACATATAAAGACCATAAAGCTACAATTCTTTCTTGGTTTTATAAAGATCAGGGAAGTAAAAAAACATCCAATATCCCTACATGGGAGGAATATAACAAAGGAGTACATCTATGATTAAAGAATTAGAAAAAGTGATGATAGAAGATGTGGAATATAGCTTTGATCCTGAAAAAGAATACATCAAAGACGGACACGCATACTGTAAAGTGTGCCATGAAAGAAAAGACGGGAAAGCATTAGAGTTTTTCGGAAAGCAGATGATATTTAAGACAGCTTGTAAATGCGATAGAGATAGAGAAGCAAAAGAAAAAGAAAGACAAAAGCAGCTTGAAATCGAGAGATTAAAAAGTATCTGCTTCATCTCCATGATTCAATGGGCATATACTTTTGAAAACTATCAGGGAAAAGAAAATCAAAGCCTTATCATCGCAAAGAATTTTGTAAAAGATTATGAACTTATGAAAAAAGAAAATGTCGGACTTCTGTTCTATGGCTCCGTTGGAAGCGGAAAGACCTATCTTGCCTGCTCCATTGCAAATGCACTGATTGAACAATATCAGATAAGCGTTAAGATTAGAAACTTTTCACAGATAATAAATGAACTGCAAAAAGGCGGATTTGACCTTGATAAAAACGCATATATCGAATCCCTTGTAAACACTTCCGTTCTCATCTTAGATGATTTAGGAATTGAAAGAGATACAAGCTATGCCAAAGAGCAGGTATATAACATCGTGAATAACAGGTACTTAAAGCATAAGCCGACAATCTTTACTACAAATCTTTCTTACAGCCAAATTGAAAACTGTATGGAGAGCGTGGAATACCAAAGAATTTACTCAAGAATTATCGAGATGTGTATTCCTGTGATGGTACTTGGAGAAGATTACAGGAAAGTTATTCAGGAAGGGAAATTAAAGAGGAATAAAGAAAGACTACTGACAGGAGGTGAGAGGACTTGATCAATGAAGAAATAGCAAGAAAAACGCTGAATATGGAAGTTAGAGCTGCTAAAGTAACAGGAAAGCTAATTCTGAACTTATTAAAGAAATTGATGAAAGAGGCAGAGAAACTTGGAGGGCTTGAAAAGCTCGTTAATAGCAAAGGAAATGAAGTAAAACTCAAAGATATGGTTAAAAAGGGACAACTTGAAGAAATTCCGGTAGAAGAAGCAGAGCTAAAGGAACTGAAAAAAGAGCTGAACAGATATGGGGTTAAGTTTTCTGTGATGAAAAATAAAGAAAGTGGAAAATACTCCGTATTCTTTCAGGCAAAAGACATGAAAGTAATGGATAAAGC
Coding sequences:
- a CDS encoding replication initiator protein A, yielding MDFDYFYNREAERFNFLKVPEILVDGEEFKGLSAEAIILYSMLLKRTGMSFKNNWIDKEGRVFIYFTVEEIMKRRNISKPTAIKTLDELDSKKGIGLIERVRLGLGKPNVIYVKDFMSIIVVKENDFQKSKNLTSEVKDFNLRSKENELQEVQNVDSNYIENNKSKYSKREYSFGENGLGTFQNVFLKDEDIGELQIKMAGQLGNYIERLSTYLQSTGKTYKDHKATILSWFYKDQGSKKTSNIPTWEEYNKGVHL
- a CDS encoding ATP-binding protein, which encodes MIKELEKVMIEDVEYSFDPEKEYIKDGHAYCKVCHERKDGKALEFFGKQMIFKTACKCDRDREAKEKERQKQLEIERLKSICFISMIQWAYTFENYQGKENQSLIIAKNFVKDYELMKKENVGLLFYGSVGSGKTYLACSIANALIEQYQISVKIRNFSQIINELQKGGFDLDKNAYIESLVNTSVLILDDLGIERDTSYAKEQVYNIVNNRYLKHKPTIFTTNLSYSQIENCMESVEYQRIYSRIIEMCIPVMVLGEDYRKVIQEGKLKRNKERLLTGGERT